The Salvia splendens isolate huo1 chromosome 20, SspV2, whole genome shotgun sequence nucleotide sequence TGTGAAATTATTGAAAACCAACTCAGGCTGGTGGTTGGTTGGATTTCCATGATTCTGAGAAATTATTAGAAATGCAATGTTACGTCTGAAATATATACATATCAAAGCCAACTCAGTGAAACATGAAGCAAAACAATGGAAACACAAAATTCATCAGCAGAGCTGGAATGACAAGGATTCTAAGTTGAAGGACTAGCAAATTGTGATAGTACTAGACTATTAAGACCACGAGTTAAAATATGACAATTCACTGACCATCTAAGAATGTACTCAGACAACAGGGAAATGATCATCCTACCTTAATGTCCTTCCGCAAAACGAGCCTCGATAATTTGAAGTGAGCAGTAGGCCCACTTGGTAATCCAATAATTAGTAAAGCATCTGCATTGGGTCATAAGAGTTATAAACAAAACTGACTTTCCAAAACACAATGCAAGAGTTTCGGCTTCATTGATCTATTAAAACTATTTTTCAGGAAAGATTTGAAATATTAATGAATTCTTGTATAAACTATTACTGTGCTAGTAAAGATGAGGGCAAAGATTAACCTGGTTCCCGACGGTTGGTATGAACAACTATGATGGAGGTGAAATCTTTATTATTGGCATATTCAACAATCTGATAGAACGATGTTAGCACGAAGAgtaaaaaaactacaaaatgTACACAAATTTAGAATCACATTTTAACTAGGAAAATACAATATATATGGTGTCGACATGAATACCTTTTTAAGGTCATAAGTTCCTCTTTTATGataatgagcattggggatgaCAGAGATAAGCTCATCAATAAATGCAGGCCCTCTCTGCAGATCATAGAATGAACcaccattaacaaggaaaacACACAAGGCTACAGTATCATATACAGAAAATCAGACGGTTCAACAAAAGCTGTTACCAATAACATACCGAGGAGTGGAAGCGAGATGTTGTGATCAACACCTTAGGAGCGCGTTCTTCTTTCAATATGCAGCTGAATTCATCAGCCTCGTTTCCAGCAAATAGCTCTTCATCATCAGGCTTACAAACAGTTTCATCCAGCTCACGGGTGTTTTCAATGGTCCGAGGGACTGGCCTTGCAGGAGGCTCCTCCCCCAGCTCCAATGCTTGCTTCTCTGCAGCTTCACGAACCTtggccttcttcttcttttcaagTTTCTTCTGGTGCTTCAACTTCGCATGAACTTCCGACCTTTTCTCTTTGTTTTTAATCGCTGACGGtagcaaatccttcatctttaACCTTTAATTTTCTTGAACCCTCAACTTTTTTATATGTCAATAGCACTACTTAGTAGAGAACAACAAGCATAAAATATCACATGCTTTCCTGATTTTCACGATAGGAGCTTTGATTCGATCAAATCAAAGGGCTAAAACATAAAGATGCACTTCCATTTTAGTATTATACAATCAATTTGACAGCTAATTCAACTCTCAAAATGAATCAATAATGTCCCTTCCAAATGCAAAATTGTCTTTCATGAAAAATTCATTCCATTCAAACAGATGCCAAGAAATTGTCcagaacaaaataaaatatctcgCAAAAACCACAGGTGACACTTGAAATCATAACTTATTAAGCTAACAACATAACATACCAAAACAAGGACTTTCACCATAACATCAGAGGCAAAAGCTCGAGAAACAGAGGATACAACACCAGCACAGAAAAAAGGGGGAAAATAACGCCAAAAAGAAAATCAATTGAAGCACGAGCTATAGCTCAACCCAAAACAAAATTTCTTCAaacaataattaacaatcaaaTTAGATGCATAAAGCGGGCAATTATTCTCTTCAAAAACATAATTAGCAGAAATTGCTATGCAGGTCTCAAAACATAATTAGAGGCATCAAAACTGGAGCATAACTCAATAATACTCCGTACCTAATGTTCTAGAAATTGATATGCAGGTCTCTCTCGTCGTTGACGCAATCCGCTTCTTCGCCTAGGCCTCAGTCTCGCCCTCCTACGGCGGCAGCAGCAAtgggaggaagaggaggagatgTTGagaaaaatttaaacaaaagaaATTAGTAGCAATACTAGCTAATTTGATAACGGGCCGGTGGGCCACAATGTGGGCTCAGCTATGACATAGTACTAATGTTTTTTATTGTTTGGGACTTTGGGTTATTCTATACTCcattttattgaatttggtaTCTAATTGGTGTGAAGGAAAAACAGTAGCAGGGTGCACTATGACATATTACCACCATCTAAAAAAACAAACTAATTTACTATTTTAAGTCAAGTCATCTACCAAAATTAGATCAATTCTAAATatgattaaaaattttaaataaataataaccaTAATATCATTCTAAATGTTTAGGTTAGATAAATCTTTTGCAAAGGTCAATGCCGGTGGCATCGCAATTTCTATTCAACACCAACCGTATAACTGATTAAATCCATAGTCATTGTCCTTGATAATGATTACTTACTTCGTCCtctattaggagtctcatttcttggcggtacgaattttaatgaatgttaagaaaaaatgggtggaaaaagttagtggaataggggtctcacttgtatatattagttttaaatgaaatatgagtgaagtgagttagtggaaggtgggaccttattaccatttatggtaaaagtgaaccgggactcatattcgcggacggattaaaatggaaatacgagactcctattcgcagacggagggagtacttgttTGAATTAAGGAGAAACTTCTGCATATCTATGGAGTATTTGAGTATCCGAAAATCTCAGAGGTAGAACTATGCGAACTTTGCAAGCAGCCGAACTTGTATTAATTGTAATATATTCAAAGAACGAATAACATTCATTTCCAACTCTCTTAAGGGTCCGTTTGGTACACGGAATTGGAACTAGAATTGTATAAAATTGAGTTGGAAGGAATTAGAATCCAATTCCAAATTCTTTGTTTggtaaaatgaaataattgatatggaattgaatttaaaaaattgaatgttTGCAatgtgtgtgtgaatgtgtgtgtgcagtgtgtgtaagAATGTGTTCAatgtgtgtgtgcagtgtgcGTGTAAGAATGTGtgaatgtgtgcagtgtgtgaatGTTTGtgaatgtgtgcagtgtgtgaatGTTTGCGCGCGTGCGCgaatgtgtgcagtgtgtgtgtaagaatgtgtgtgtgtgtgtagtgagttaatttaataaataaatatttagataTCCAAtacttttgatatggaattcaaattgtgaaattgtaatttaattccaaatccaaGAATTTTTTATACCGAACACTAGATTTAGAATTGAAGGCTCCAATTCCAATCCCACACCATCAACTCCGTGTATCAAACGGAGCCTTAGCTTTCTCTCTTCACTATCGTATTCAAAGATGGTACTATAAGATGTTCATAAAAGAATTATCAGTAAATTGAGATTCATGAAATACATATAACTTATCAATCATCAatccttttctttttagtcgGTGACAATATGCAGAAACTAATCATAACTTGCTATCTTGGTGGCTGAAATCAAACTAAtccttttaatattttcatcaTTATACTAGAAACTAATCATAACTTGCTATCTTAGTGGCTGAAATCAAACTAATCCTTTTAATGTTTTCATCATTATACTAGAAACTAATCATAACTTGCTATCTTAATGGCTTAAATCAAACTAAtccttttaatattttcatcaCTCGTATAATGATGTCAAGTGCAAGCAGTAATAATACTTGCTAAATAAACTAGACAATGATAATTTGACATGAGAAGCAATAATATAATCTTGGTGGCTACAATCTTAAGTACTTAAAATCAGCTCAAAACATATGGGAGAAGAAATTTTGATTAGTGTTTTAAAACGAAAGTTGTTAACAAACATTTTGAACTAAAAATTGCatacttttattttatggaGATCAAACTAAACTTTCAAATCTTTTTCGTCATAAAGATACTaaacataaaaagtaaaaagaaatttagaaaaacaacataaattattaaaagtCATCCGCTTTAAATAATAAACAGCGTATTAAAGATACATTGTTAAACTCGTGCAAAGGCTGCTGGATTGCCACCTCCACTCTGATGTTTCGTGGCAGCAATCTCATCTCCATCTTCTATTCAAAGCTACCAATTTAAATGACAAAAATGTTAGTATGCGTAAAATCGGGTAATAACGTAACAtgcattttattaattatatagaaTTGGATTTGGATACTACATCCCGTCATGTTATGTCTAATTAACTATGCTTTGCTACTAAATcattattttgaaaataataaacaaTTTTGATCTTTTAAtgtaatattatcatttaaaattataatatttgattttgttgtttgatGTAACTTCTCAAATGTAATAACTATGTTTCAATGTTTCGATATATGGATTGCCAGGTATCGACAATAATGAATTTCGATATTGGTGACAGTTATACTCACCATTACTAATAAGTATTGGGCGGCAACTCAttcattattaataaatattgaatgTGTATCTCAAGATATTTGTTCCTAAATCCGTTACTAATGACGAGATGAAATGAAGATAGGAACGAAATAAGATAGTGATGAGAAGACAATTAATCCCTCTGTCccttataatttgtcaccatttgatcTGACATGGCTTTAAGAAATGTAACAAAAAGTCGTTGAAAAAGATAGTgacatgtgggtcctacttttatatattagtattaaaataaaatgtgaagggaaatgagttagtgaaatgtggggtcctctacaaaaaatggtaaaagtgaaaggtgacaaatttttagagaCGAACAAAagtggaaataagtgacaatttttcagagacggatggagtactttgtatttccatttcattttctacttctTTCCATCACATGAACATTCTATTCTATTAGACCATCTCCATCGGTGACCATGGAGAGAAGGTCACCCACATAAGACAAAAAAGATGCAATTAAAAATAattctaaacaaaaaaaaaaccaaacccaacccaacccTTTCTTCCATTGTCACCCTGCCGGCCCAAGTAAAAAGTGGGTGTCATTCACACATGTCTTTCTCCTATTGGACAATAttgattactttttttttatttctttacttttatttattgatttattttatcaCTAGTTGTATAAATTTGGTCACTAGTTTAATCTTGAACATTTTAcactaaattaatttttgatttttttattaattttagttaTGAATTTGTTTTTGAAGCCTTTCGCTATTCCACTCAACGGATCGGGAGCTTGTCATCATATATGACTAATCGAGCTCAACTCCGCAATAGAGAAGCTCATATTGCTCTTCGAGAAGATTtgattgagcacatttggatTAAATTTGGCACAAACAATTAAATATGTACTAATGTTTATCTTGTTTAAGCTAGCTTTTTTTTTCACTCTTCATTTGtattttggtttgtttatttctattatcgccttgtattttttaatgtgtgtaatttattattatattgtgttttaattatttgaatagctaatattttctgttttaaatttgaatcatatattttttattataatttttagacattatttaatatatataaattaactataaattaaaatattaatataaaatatatgaaaaaga carries:
- the LOC121782455 gene encoding ribosome production factor 1-like gives rise to the protein MKDLLPSAIKNKEKRSEVHAKLKHQKKLEKKKKAKVREAAEKQALELGEEPPARPVPRTIENTRELDETVCKPDDEELFAGNEADEFSCILKEERAPKVLITTSRFHSSRGPAFIDELISVIPNAHYHKRGTYDLKKIVEYANNKDFTSIIVVHTNRREPDALLIIGLPSGPTAHFKLSRLVLRKDIKNHGNPTNHQPELVFNNFTTRLGHRIGRLIQSLFPQDPNFRGRRVVTFHNQRDFIFFRHHRYIFETKESKEPESKGKGKKEVAKTQEKVITRLQECGPRFTLKLISLQHGTFDTKGGEYEWTHKPEMDTSRRRFFL